Proteins encoded by one window of Engraulis encrasicolus isolate BLACKSEA-1 chromosome 21, IST_EnEncr_1.0, whole genome shotgun sequence:
- the LOC134437812 gene encoding zinc-binding protein A33-like yields MEVMQDAVDVTLDPETAHDYLILSADGKRVKHGDTSQNRPDNPKRFDQVVSVLGKGFTMSKRYYEVQVSRKTSWVLGVDRQSINRKGPIVLTPTNGYWAMWLMNNQYKALDDPPVTLSLKDKPERVGVFVDYGAGLVSFYDADRWSLIYSYKGVIFKEIIYPYFSPSTNDKGKNSAPLVIAPFYDTGH; encoded by the exons ATGGAGGTTATGCAGGATGCAG TGGATGTGACTCTGGATCCTGAGACTGCTCATGACTACCTCATCCTGTCTGCTGATGGGAAACGAGTAAAGCATGGTGATACATCACAGAATCGCCCTGACAACCCCAAGCGCTTTGATCAGGTCGTCTCTGTCTTGGGAAAGGGTTTTACTATGTCAAAGCGCTACTATGAGGTGCAGGTCAGTAGGAAGACGTCATGGGTATTAGGAGTAGACAGACAGTCCATCAACAGAAAAGGACCGATTGTTTTGACTCCTACAAATGGCTACTGGGCAATGTGGCTGATGAATAACCAGTACAAGGCACTAGATGATCCCCCTGTCACCCTCTCCCTGAAAGATAAGCCAGAGcgggtgggggtgtttgtggaTTATGGGGCAGGTTTGGTCTCCTTTTATGACGCAGACAGGTGGAGTCTAATCTACTCTTACAAAGGTGTCATCTTCAAGGAGATCATCTACCCTTACTTCAGCCCCAGTACTAATGATAAAGGCAAAAACTCTGCTCCATTGGTCATCGCTCCATTCTATGATACGGGCCATTAG
- the LOC134437353 gene encoding 2-acylglycerol O-acyltransferase 2-A-like produces the protein MKIEFAPLNVPLHRRIQTAAVVQWVFSFLALGPVGPLGLVSSEKASASYIISRPEGGHVAVVAVGGAPESLEARPGALTLQLLQRKGFIKLALKHGAWLVPVFSFGENELFDQMENPRGSALRRLQERLQRIMGVALPLFHARGVFQYSFGLLPYRKPITTVVGRPIPVVQTPSPSKEDIESLHKLYIEGLTQVFEDNKAAYGIADDQHLQFI, from the exons ATGAAGATTGAGTTTGCGCCGCTGAACGTGCCGTTACACAGGCGCATACAGACGGCCGCGGTGGTGCAATGGGTCTTCTCGTTCCTCGCTCTCG gacctgttGGACCTTTAGGACTGGTGTCAAGCGAGAAGGCCAGCGCCAGCTACATCATCAGCCGGCCGGAGGGAGGTCATGTCGCCGTGGTGGCGGTGGGCGGAGCTCCGGAGTCGCTGGAGGCGCGGCCGGGGGCGTTAACCCTTCAGCTGCTGCAGCGCAAAGGATTCATCAAGCTGGCACTCAAGCACgg ggcgTGGCTGGTGCCAGTCTTCTCCTTCGGCGAGAATGAGCTGTTTGACCAGATGGAGAATCCGCGAGGCTCCGCCCTGCGCCGCCTCCAGGAACGCCTCCAGCGGATAATGGGCGTGGCCCTGCCCCTCTTCCACGCTCGCGGCGTGTTCCAGTACAGCTTCGGTCTGCTGCCCTACCGGAAACCCATAACCACCGTCG TGGGACGACCCATTCCAGTTGTACAGACACCGTCACCCAGCAAAGAGGACATTGAAAGCCTCCATAAACTCTACATTGAG gGGTTGACGCAGGTGTTTGAGGACAATAAAGCGGCCTATGGCATCGCAGACGACCAGCACCTCCAGTTCATCTGA